Below is a genomic region from Paenibacillus rhizovicinus.
TCGCAACGTGGTATAAGTGATCCATTCCCAGCATTTCCTTGGTCATGATGATCCCGGAGGCTTGTACGCCTTGAAAATCCGCCTGCATCGTCTGCTTCACTTTCTGGGGGCGAAAGCCGATCGTGCCGATGGCCGGCAGAAGGACCGTGTTCATGCCCGGATCGCCGATAAAGGTCGCCACGAACAGGTTGGACGGATTTACATACACTTCTTTCGGCGTACCTTGCTGCATGATAATCCCATGATTGAAGATCACGATATCCGTAGCCATCGTCATCGCCTCGATTTGATCGTGCGTGACGAAGATGAACGTGGATTGCAAATTACGGTGCAGCTCAATGAGCTCGCTTCGCATTTGGTTGCGTAACTTGGCGTCCAAATTGGATAACGGTTCATCCATTAGGAACACTTCGGGCTGTTTCGATATCGCTCTGGCCAGCGCAATCCGCTGACGTTGTCCGCCCGATAATGTGGAGGGCTTGGCGTTCACGTAATCCTGCAGACCGACCATGTTCACCACTTGCTCGACTCGTTTCCCGATCTCATCCTTGGGAAGCCTTATATTTTTCAAACCGAACTCGATATTCTTGCGCACTGTCATATGAGGATAGATCGCATAGTTTTGGAATACCATGGCGATGCCTCGTTCGCCCGGTTCCGCCTTCGTGACGTCCTTGTCGCCAATGTACATCTGCCCGGCACTTACCTCCTCGAGTCCCGCGATCATGCGTAGAGCCGTCGTTTTGCCGCAGCCGGATGGGCCGAGAAGCACCGTGAAAGAACGATCTTTAATTTCAAGCTCCAAATTTTCGATGACGGTTTTTCCATTCGAGTACGTCTTCGTAATTTCTTTCATGTGAATGGCAGCCAACCTTCTCACTCCTTCCTGATCCAAACCCTATCTGTGGACGTGTTCTACTATTCGAATGATAAAGTTGCAGTGTAAAATCCAAATCAACTCCGAATTAATATCTTGTTAATTTTACTTTGTTTAATCTTTTTGTTCTTTTATGATTCTTTTTACCTATCATCTAAGGAATATCCAACCCGTTTGATCGGAGAGGTATACGTGAAAACGCAAAAAAGGCACCTGATTAGGTGCCGTCCGCAAGCTTTATTTTCGATTGCCGTATCGACCGTCGGCCGTCTTAATCAGCCGCCATTTCAATTCCCGGCCATGCCCGTCTCCCAAGCGGCATAGATCATGGCGACGGCGCCAGCCCGCGTGAGCGGCTCGGCCGGCTTGAAGCCGTCTTCCGGGAACGCGTTCAGGACCCCGATCTTGAACAGCGCGGCTACCGCCCCGCGGTTGGCAGCGGCAATATCAGCGCCGTCCTTGAAGGCGGATACGTCTTCGTCCGCGAGGTCGAGATGGAGCAGCGAGGCGAGCATGGACGCGCCTTCCTCGCGGGTGACGGCCTGGGCGGGCCGCATCAGGCCGCCGATGCTGTCGACGTATCCCGCCCGGAGAGCAATGGCGAAATCGCCGTCGTACCAGGCATCCCGGCGAAGGTCGGGATAATCCGCAGGGCCTGCATTCGTTAAGGCAAACGCGCGGTTGACGAAGGCGAGGAACTCGGCACGCGAGACGCTCTTGCCCAGCCGGACGGTCCCGTCGGCGTAGCCGTGCAGCCATCCTTTGGCCAGCCAATCATCCGATGTCGACGATGCCCAGAAACGGCTGGATTCCTGGGATGCCGCGCTTGGGGCGGCATAGCCCACAGCAGCGGCACCGGTCACTAAACTGAAGACAATCAGGAAGGAGAAGCTCATTCGTAATCGGCTCATTCGCATCAACGCTCCCTTGTATATAGTTGAATGGAGGGTCATAAAAACGCGGCGAGTGCCGCCAACGGCCAACGGCCGGCGGCCGGCTCACCTTGTGAGTTTCATTGTACGAAATTTATGGTGCGATAGCTGTCGAATGAAAGCGTATACGAAGGATTCCCCGAGCAAGAAGCGAATAGATACAAAGACGGTATCAATTCTTTGCGGAGGTGGCATATGAAAGCGCTGTTTATCGGGGGAACGGGAATTATCAGTTCCGCGATCACGAAACAATTATCGGAGACCGGGTGCGAGCTGTATCTGCTGAACCGGGGCAATCGCAGCGGCAGTCTGCCGAAGAACGTGCACGTTCTTCAAGCGGACATCAACGACGAGGCGCATGTCGCGCAATTGATCGCGGATTTGAATTTCGACGTCGTGGCGGACTTTATCGCCTTCCGCCCTGCGCAGCTGGAGCGGGACTTCCGGCTGTTTAGCGGGAAAACGAAGCAGTTTATCTTCATCAGCTCGGCGTCGGCTTACCAGAAACCGCTGTCCGATTATCGGGTGTCCGAGAGCACGCCGCTCGCGAATCCCTACTGGGAATACTCCAGGAACAAGATTGCCTGCGAAGAATATCTGATGAAGCAGTACCGCGAGAACGGGTTTCCGATTACGATCGTCCGGCCGAGCCATACGTACGACGAGCGCTCCATTCCGCTTGGCGTGCATGGCAGCAAGGGCTCTTGGCAGGTCGCGAAGCGCATGCTCGAGAACAAGCCTGTCATTATACACGGCGATGGCACGTCCTTGTGGACGATGACGCACAACGGCGATTTTGCTCAAGGCTTCATCGGTCTCATGGGCAACCTGCATGCCATCGGAGAGTCGGTGCAAATTACGTCGGATGAAACGGTGACCTGGAACCAGATCTATGCAGCCATTGCCGACGCGCTCGGCGTGAAGCTCCAGGCAGTCCATGTATCGTCGTCGTTCTTGGCGGCTTGCAGCCAAGAGGACTACACGGGCGGCTTGATCGGAGATAAAGCGAACTCCGTCGTATTCGACAATACGAAGCTGAAGCGGCTCGTTCCGGGATTCGCGGCGACCACGCGCTTCGATCAAGGAATCAAAGCGACGGTGAACCATATACTGGCCCATCCTGAACTGCAAACCGAAGACCCGGCCTTCGACGCATGGTGCGATAAAGTGATCGATGCGCTGCACGGGGCGGCCGAGGCGGTCAAGGAATCGCTCGCGATGAAGGAATAAGGACAGCAAGTTATATCTGCCGGCGCAGAGGGTAGCGCGGAGATCAGACAACGACTGGCAGCAGGTCATCATTCATAGTATATGGCGGCGGCCCTGCGTATGCGGGTCTGCCGCTTCCTTAAGGGAGAGGAGCTATTGAAATGCCAAGCCAAAGCCAATCTTATTCATTCCAGCGTCAGATCGAAACTTATTTGCATGCGGACATTATCGTTATCGGAGGGGGCCCTGCGGGCACGGCTGCCGCGATCGGCGCGGCAAGAAGCGGGAAGAAGGTAGCCCTGCTGGAGAAATCGGCGCAATTGGGCGGTATGGGGACGCTCGCTAACGTAAGCATTTTCATGCCTGTCGGCAATGTGACCGGCATCTACCGGGAGATCATCTCCGAGGTGCTGGCGGAATACTTGCCGGCGGATCACGATCAGTCCATCGCGCCGCAATATTCGCCGTTCCTGCTGCGGCAATATTTTAACGAGAAGATGAAGAAAGAGAACGTGCAGGTCTTCTACCATTGCGAATTTATCGGCACGGTTCATGAGGATGGCCGGATCAATGCGGTTATCGTCTCGACGCGCGAAGGGCTGCGGGCTTTCGAAGCCGAGCAGTTCATCGATTGCACGGGCGATGCGCGGGTGGCGATCGACGCGGGCGTCCCTCATCGCACGGGCAGGGAAGAGGATGGCCTCACGCAGCCGATGACGTTAATGTTCATGATGCAGAATACCGGCAAGCCGGTGACGCCCATACTGCCGGAAGGCTGCTACCTCTATAACGAAGTGTCCGATCTGCCGCAAGGACGGAGACTCTATTGGGAGCAAAACAACGACGGTTCGCTGCTCGTCAACATGTCGCGGGTCAAGGCGAACGGCGCGAAGATCGAAGAGATCAACTACGCGGAAGTGGAAGCGCTGCGGCAAGTTTACTCCATCGCGCATTACTTGCAGCGGACGGGGTTCGAGACGTACGCGCTGACGCATATCGCGCCGCAAACGGGCGTCAGGGAGACGAACCAAATCGAGGGGCTCTATACGTTGACCGAGCAGGACGTGGTGAGCGGCACGCGGTTCGCGGACGTGGTCGCGCAGACGAACTATGAAATCGACATCCACAGTCCCGATGCGAAGAAAACGACGGACGAGCGCCATGTCGACGGGTACGACATTCCGTATCGCTGCATGGTGCCCGAGGCGTTCGACAACCTGCTCGTCGCGGGCCGGGCGATCTCCGCGACGCATGTCGCGATGTCGTCCATGCGCGTGCAGGCGACATGTTATGCGCTTGGCCAGGCAGCGGGCGCGGCTGCGGCCATCTCGCTCGATACCGGTTGTTCGATGCGGGACGTTTCCATGCATCAGCTGCACGGCGAGCTGGAACGGCAGGGCGTCCGGTTTCTGGGACAGCGGGCCGGAAGCGTGCAGGCGGCAGATTAACGACAGCTAATAGTAGGATGCCGAGCTGATGCCGCATCCATGCAGCGGGATTCAACCGCATAAGACAAAGCCGCACAAAGCCGCTCCAAGACCTTGGGGCGGCTTTCTTTTTGCTTTTGCGCATGCTTCGCCCTGTTCTGCACGGCAAAAATACCCGTATGGCGACGTGTTGCTTTTTAGGAACAGGCATGTTAAATTAACTTATGTAAAATTAAATTGTGTACAATTGAATTATAATAAATCAAAAGGAGAGAGGCACAATGGAGACACTATATACCGCAATCGCAACAGCAGAAGGTGGAAGAAACGGCAGGGTGGCCTCGTCCGACGGCGTCTTGGACGTCAATGTGCGGATGCCGAAAGCATTGGGCGGAAACGGCGAGGAAGGCACGAATCCGGAGCAATTGTTCGCCGCAGGCTATGCGGCCTGCTTCGACAGCGCGCTGAATTTGGTGGCTCGCATGCGGAAAGTGCAGCATACGGGAACGGACGTTACGGCGCATGTCAGCATTGGCAAAGCGGCGGACGGCGGATTCGAGCTGGCGGCGCAGCTGCATGTGAACGTGGACGGCGTCGATCAGCAGACCGCCGAGGAGCTTGTTCAGGCGGCGCACGGCGTGTGCCCGTATTCCAGGGCGACCCGCGGCAACATTGACGTGAAGCTGGTCGTGAACGGACAGCATTAAGCGCTCGCTGTTTGTCATCATGGACATAATAGAGCATGGCCGAATAGCGTCCTTAACTGCGTGTCTCGCGCAGCGAGGGACGCTTTTTGTTGTGGGCGGGCAGCCGATTCAGCCGATTCATGAACGCGGATGACGGGACGCAGGCATGGTTATTGAAAGTAGCTCTGTATGAAGGTGCGCAGCAGATCGGCCGAGGGCGACAGCGTGCGGCCCTTCAGCCATGCAAGGCCAATCTCGCGGCGGCAGAGCGGCTCCGTTACCCGGAGCTTCTTGATTTTATTGGACGTGATGCCCGTGAACGAGGGAATGAGCGTCACTCCGATACCGGAGGAGACGAGAACCGATACGGTGGCCACGTCCTCGCCTTCGAAGACAATATGCGGCGTGAAGCCGGCTTGCTGACAGAACTGATCCGTCAGCGCGCGCATGCTGTAGCCTTTCTTGAAGCTGATGAACGGATCTTGCGACAGCTCCTCCAAACGGATGGCGTCCCGGTCCGCAAGCCGATGCTTCGCGGGCACGTACACGTACAGCTCCTCGTCGAGCAGCTTTTGCCATTCCAATTGGTTTCGATGGTCGATCGCTCCCAATATGCTGAGATCCGCTTCGCTGTCTAACAGCTGCCGTATGATCCCGGCGGTCGTGTTCTGGAAGAGCTGCAATTTGACTTGCGGATAGAGCTGGTTGAACTTGCCGATGAAGTCCGGCAGCAGACTCAGTCCGAAGGTCATGACGAATGCGAGCGATACTGTGCCGGTGTACGGATCCTTCAACTGCTGGAGCTCGTGGATGCCGTCTTGGATCTCCTGCAGCCCCTTCTCGACCCGGGTCAAGAACAGCCGGCCGTAAGCGTTCAGCTTCACGGAGCGTCCGACGCGGTCGAACAACGAAACGCCGAGCGTCTCCTCCAAGTGGGTGATCGACCGGCTCAGCGCGGGCTGCGATATCGCGAGCCGTTCAGCCGCCCGCGTGAAATGCTCGGTCCGGGCGACCACGCGAAAATATTCAAGCTGCTGCCATTCCACCTTATTCGCGGCCTCCTTTCGTCATACCAGTAACTAAAATGCATCATTTGTATATCAATAATAAATTGGACGTTATGAATTGTCGAGGCGTAAACTAGGTACCAGCCAGAAACAAGAGTTGGGGGTCGGCATTCATATGGCATTCATTGACAAAGGGAGTTCGGCTTACCAGCGCGCGCTGTTCAGCATGCTGCTCGGCAGCATCGTGACATTCGCCGTTCTATATAGTCCGCAAACCTTGCTTGGGGAATTCTCCGAACAATTCCAGGTGTCGCCGTCATCGGCCAGCATGGTGATTTCATTCTCGACCATTTCGCTGGCGTTCTGCATGATGTTCGTCTCGGCCTTCTCGAACGCTTGGGGGAGGAAGAGCATCATGGTCGTCTCGCTGTTCGCGACGTCCGTGCTCGCCATTCTCTCTTCGTTCAGCCATAGCTTTCATCTGCTCCTCGTCCTGCGGCTGCTGCTCGGGATTAGCCTATCGGGGTTCCCGGCGATTGCCATGACTTACTTAAACGAAGAAATCGCGCCGGCCAGCATCGGCAAAGTAATGGGCGTCTACGTGGGCGGAACGGCGATCGGCGGCTTCGTCGGCCGCGTGATCGTCAGCCTGCTGACGGATCTATTCGATTGGCATATCGGGCTGTTGATACTCGGCCTATTCAGCTTCGTCTGCAGCATGCTGTTCTGGCTGTACCTGCCGCGGTCGCGCAACTTCAAGCCGGCGGGCATCTCCTTGCGCATCTGGCTGGACGGGCTGAAGGGCGGTCTATCCAACAAAAAGCTGCTGCCGCTCTATGCGGCCGGCTTCCTGCTGCTCGGCGGCTACGTAACCTTGTTCAACTATATCGGCTACTTGCTCGCCAAGCCTCCGTACGGCTTGAGCCAGACGGTCATCGGCATGCTGTTCGTCTTCCAGTTGGTCGGCTCCTGGAGTTCGTTCCTGTTCGGGAAGCTCGCCGACCGGCACTCGCGCGCGGGGCTGATTGCCCTTGGCGTCATCCTGTCGTTGCTCGGCGCCGCGTTCACGCTCGCCGGCAGTCTCGTCTGGACGATCATCGGCATCGTTCTGTTCGCCTGCGGCTTCTTCGCGGGCCATACGGTCGCAAGCGGCTGGGTGGGCAAGATGGCGCCGCAGCCGTTCAAGGCCTACGCCTCATCGCTTTATCTGCTGTTCTATTATCTGGGTTCCAGCCTGCTCGGCACGACGGGCGGCGCGTTCCTGTCGGCTTACGATTGGCCCGGCGTGATCGGCTTGATCTGCGGCCTGCTCGTCATGGTCATGATTCTAGCGGCCACGCTGGCCGGACGTCTGGGGCTTCGCAGGGTTAGGGAGCAACATTAAAGCAAAGCATGCGTATAGCGCATCATCAAAAAGAAATAAGGATGACATTGCCAGCGCGACGCAGAACGGGATACAATAAAGTGATTGAATCGAACCAAAGGGGGCGGGGGATATGAAGAAGCGACGCATTCGCTGCGAGCGGACGGCTGTTCGTCATTCCTATTCACGTTCTTTCAAACACCGAAGCGCATCGTGCTTTGGTGTTTTTTTATTCTTGCGGAGGTGAGCGGATGGCCAGGTATCGGAGAGTGCTGATCAAGCTTAGCGGCGGGGCGGTTGCGGGAGGTTCGGAATTCGGGTTTGCATCCGAAAGGCTGGAGCATATCGCCAGCGAGATTATGTCGGTGCTCGATCTTGGAGTCGAGGTGGCGATCGTCATCGGCGGCGGTAATATCTTTCGCGGCAATATGGCCGAGACATGGGGCATCGAGCGGGCGGAGGCCGACAACATCGGGACGCTGGCGACGGTCATCAACAGCCTGATGCTTCGCGGCGTATTGAAAGCGAGAACCGGCAAGGAAATTCGCGTCATGACGTCCATACCGGCGACATCGGTAGCGGAGCCTTATATCCGGCTGCGGGCCATGCACCATCTGGAGAAAGGTTATATCGTCATCTTCGCGGGCGGCAACGGGCAGCCGTTCGTGACGACCGATTACCCTTCGGTTCAACGGGCCATCGAAGTGAACTGCGAGGCGCTGTTGGTCGCGAAACAAGGCGTCGACGGCGTGTTTGATGCCGACCCGAAGCGCGACAGCCAAGCGAGGAAGTTCAAATCGCTCCACTACGACGATGTACTGCAGCGGAATTTGACGGTCATGGATCAATCGGCGTTCATTCTGGCGAGAGATTACAAGCTTCCGATGCATGTATTCAATTTCGATCGGCCCGGATCGATGAGGGCGATCTGCGAAGGGGGCGATATCGGAACCGTCATCAGCGGCGATGCAGGACTCGAGTTGGAGTAAACGGCGGAACTTCGATCCTAAGTCCTACGCGGCAGCAGCCGGTCTCGCGGAGAGACCGGTTCTTTTGTCATACCCGCTGAAAGGCGTTCGGGGAAGACGGCCAGCCGCCGTCGGAAGAGACATTTATCGACAAAAAAACGGAAATCGACTACAATACTAGTAAAATCACTCTCTTTTTATCCTTAAAGAATGTTTAAATTTCGTACTTGATGACAGACTTTCCTTCGTTCCGTATGTTATGTTAATGAACGTTTTCGTGCCAACGAACCAATCGGAGCTTCCCGCATGGCTTTCCTTACTCGATCATTCCTCCTATTTGTGTGCCGGCAGAATATCCTCATCCTTCTCAACTCTGTGTTTTTCAGATGATTTGCCTATTATTCTATTGTCCGACTAAATTGAAACCGCTACAGTAATAGAATAAGAACATAATTAAATGTAAAACTTTTACATTTAATACTTTAGAAAAGCGTTAGAGCGCTTTCAAAGCGGCTAGTAGAGGGGGCCCGAAATAGTGATAAGGACGGAGAAGCCTGAATTTATTATGCAATCGAATCGATTTTGTGAGCAAATTGGCATGGATCCGAGGAAGATTCCCTTTCCTCAGAAGATTTTGACACCTGCGGAACTCGGGACTTTAAGAGAAGAGTACGAAGAAATTTTATCGGTGGTCAGTTTCTTCGGCGATAAAGTCTTGCAGCTTCTGCAAGGGACGCCGCTGCTGTTGTCGGTTTGCGACGATCGGGGCTTCGTGCTGCATATGATGGGCGACGAGACGATCAAGAAGACCATTTACGACCTTGGCATCAGCCCGGGCGTCCAATTCACGGAAGCGAGCATGGGAACCAATGTGGTGAACATGTCGCTGAAGTATAATCAGTCGCCCATCGAACTGATCGGCGATGACCATTACCATGAATATCTGCACGGCAGTGCCTGCTATGCGGTCGCATTCCACTATACGGACGTCAATGACCTGCTGGGCACCTTGACGATCATGACCGCCAAGGAATTCCAGAATCCGATGATGATCACGATGCTGGCGACGACGGTCGATTCCATCGAGCGGGAGCTGCTCCTGCGCAAACAGAATCAGAAACTCAATATTTTAAACCAAATCATTATGGATAACACCCGCAACGGCATCGTTCTGACGAGCCGGGAGGGCGAGATCATTACGTTCAACCAATACGCGGAGCTGTTCACCGGCAGAACCAAGGAAGAGATGCTGGGCACGGAGGTCCGCTTCCTCCCGAGCATGGGCGAATATATTTACGAGGTCATCCAGAACGGAACAACCTTCGAAGATATTCAGATGAGCTTCGAGCACAACGAGACCGAAGACCGGCTGGTCTGCTTGTTCGACGCCTTCCCCCTCTATGACGAGAAGAAGAAGCTGCTGGGGGCCTTCGGCCAATTCCGAAGTATCACCGACCGCGTCAAGGCGGAGGAAAGGTACAACTATCTAGCCAATCACGACGACTTAACGAAGCTGCCTAACCGCCGATTCTTTAAGGAGAAGGTGACCTCGCTCATCCACCAGATGCAGGAATGCAACAGGCAGGTCGCCGTCGTATGCCTGGACCTGGACCGGTTCAAAATCATCAACGATACGCTTGGTCACTCCAGCGGCGACACGCTGCTCGTGATGGTTGCCTCGCGGCTGCAAGAAATTCTGGCGCCGGACGAATTGATCGCAAGGATGGGCGGGGATGAATTCATGTTCGCCTTCTCCCAAGCCAATTGCGAGGAAGCAGCCGTGAAGCGGGTCAAGGATATTCTCAACGTGTTCAGCGAGCCGCTTAACCTGAACGGCTATGACTTCCATCTGACGGCAAGCGCGGGCATCTCCATCTACCCGAAGGACGGCCATAATTTGGAAGAGCTGATGATTACGGCGGACACGGCAATGTACAGCGCGAAGAGCCGCGGCTTGAACACCTATGCGTTATATTCGCCCGACATGAACATTACGACCCGCGAGCGGATCGTACTCGAGAGCTCGCTCCGGAAGGCCATCGAGAACAATGAATTCCGGCTGCACTATCAGCCCCAGGTCGACATCAGCACCGGGGAGCTGAAAGGCGTAGAGGCGCTCGTCCGCTGGATGCATCCCATCAAAGGCTTAATACCGCCGAACGATTTTATTCCGATCGCCGAAGAGACGGGGCTCATTCATCAGATCGACACCTGGGTGCTTCGCACCGCCTGCCGGCAGAACAAGCAATGGCAGGATGAGGGGCTGCCTCCGTTTCGCGTTTCCGTCAATCTGTCCTCCATGGAATTTCTGGACGAAGGACTCGTCGACGTAGTCAAGTCCGCGCTGGACGAATCCGGCCTGGACCCGAAGTATTTGGACCTCGAGATTACCGAGACGATGACGATGAACGTCGAGCATGCCATTCCGATGCTGCGCAATCTGCACTCCTTGGGCATTCAAATCAGTATCGACGATTTCGGAACCGGCTACAGCTCCTTGAGCTACCTGAAGAATTTCTCCATTAACCGGTTGAAGATCGACCAGAGCTTCGTGAGAGACATCAGCAAAGAAGAGAATGGGACGAGCATCGTCAGCGTTATTATCGCAATGGCCCATAGCATGAATTTGGAAGTCGTCGCGGAAGGCGTGGAGGAGAAAGAACAGCTGCGCTTCTTGCAGGTACAGAAATGCGATGAAGTGCAGGGTTATTACTTCAGCCGGCCTATTCCCGCGGAGGAATTCGGGCAGTCCTTTCCAGAGCTGGTAGTCAAAATGAAAAAGCTGTACTGATATCGATTAGGGGGATTACGCGCAATGCCGACAGTAAGCAATGTTCTTGTTAAGCATTTGTCCCAGTGGGGAGTAACCCACGCGTTCGGAATTCCAGGAAAGCCCATCACGCCTCTTATACTTGAAATGGATCATGCGGGGATTACTTTCGTGCTCAGCAAACACGAGGAAGGAGCCGGCCTGGAGGCAGCGGGCTATTCCCTTGTGCGGGAAGGCCTCGGCGTCGCCGTCGGCACGGCCGGTCCGGGCGGCATCAATATGCTGACCGCGGCAGGACAGGCGCTCTTCACGAATTTGCCCGTGTTATTCATTACCGGCTCCCCTCCGATCGGAGAAATCGGTAAAGTGCTTGGCCAGGACAGCACGATGTTCGGGACGGACCTTGTCAAAATGTTCGAGCCCGTGACGAAATTCAGCGCCCGCGTGGATCGCGGCGACCTGCTCAGAGTATACCTGGAGCATGCGATGGACCGCGCGTTTACCGGCGTCCGTGGGCCTGTCCATCTGTGCATACCTCATGATGTCCTGTCGGAACAAATCGCGGATTTCGATCTGCCGCTTCCTGATGCCTATCCGTCGACCATCGCATCGAACCTGGATATGGCGGCATCGCTGCTCGCCGATGCGAAGCGCCCGCTGCTGTTTCTCGGAGGAGCGCTGCATGCGCAGCATGCCTACCGCGAAGTCGAGGCTTTCGCCAAGAAGTGGTCGCTGCCCGTGGCGACGACGCCTGGAGGCAAAGGGGTGTTCCGTACGGATCACCCGCTGCATCTCGGCCCGTATGGATTGGGCGGAAATGCCCGCACGGAGGCGTATCTGAACAAAGGCGTCGATCTGATGATCGTCGTCGGGAGCCAGCTAAGCGACTTGGAGATTCCGGGGCTTTCCCCATCGATGTATCCGAAGCATGTCATCCACTTCGATCACGATTCGCGGTTTATCGGACGGGCATTGCCCGTGCCGACGACGCCGGTGCTTGGGAACATTCGCGCGAATTTGCAGGCGATGCTGAAATTTGCCGACATTCACGTCCCGCCGCGGGAGCTGCCCGCAGCCGAAGAGGCGGATTATGAGCAAGAGCCCGGTCCTTATCTCCGCGGCAAGCAAGTGATGGAGGTGCTGCGCGAACAACTGCCTGCGGATACGCTCGTTTACGGCGACGCCGGCAGTCACTCGTTCTACGCGATCAAGCATTTCGATATCCAGGTGCCGGGTACGTTTTATTTCGAAGAAGTCTACGCCACCATGGGAAGGGCGATCGGCTACGCGGTCGGCGCGAAGTTCGGAGCGCCCGAACGAACCGTTGCCTGTCTGACCGGCGACGGCTGCATGTTCATGAACGGCACGGAAGTGTCGACGGCGGCGAATTACGATGCGCCCGTTCTCTTCCTGGTCGCGAACAACTCGAGCATCGATATGGTCGACAAAGGGATGGCGCGGCATTTGGGCAAAGCGGTCGGGACAACGTACAAGGTGCCGCTGGATGCGGCCAAGTTCGGGGAAGCGCTCGGCGCCAAGGGGTATCGCTGCGAGACGACGGATGAATTGCGGTCGGCGCTCGCGGACGCGCTGCAATCGAATCGAACCTGCGTCATCGATATCATCATGGATCCGCAAGAAATACCCCCGACCATGAAGCGGGGATAAGGAGGTAACGGCATGGAACCGAATCAAACCAATCAAGAGCGTTATGAAGCAGGCATTAAGACGCTGCAGACCATGGTCGGCGATCATGGCGTGCAAATGATCCAGCAAATCGGCGAGTTTTTCCCCGATTTCGGGCACACGTTAATCTCCTTCGGCTTCGGCGATCTGTACTCGCGAGATACGCTCACCTTGAAGGAGCGCGAGATCATAACGATTACTTCGCTGATTACGCAAGGTGCGATGGAGCAGCTGCCGTTCCATGTCCATGCCGCGCTCAATGTCGGCATGCAACCGCAGGAAGTGCTTGAGATCGTGCTGCACTGCGGCGGATATGCCGGATTTCCGAAGGCATGCGGCGCGTTGGACGTGGTACGGAAAGTGTTCCAGGAACGCGGTATTCTTCAGGCCGTCTAATGAACGGGGAAAACAACAAGCCTTGTTATGAGCCGCGTTGAACCGCCGCTTTGATTCAATTTGAGCGTTTCGGGCTGTTTGGCTGGCCTCATTCGTTGATCGTTAATATGCTCGGCCGTCTCTACCGGCGGCGTGGATCCCCGTCTCTCCCTATGGAGAGGCGGGGATTATTTGTGCTGCGGAACGCCGTCCTCCAGGCTGGAGAGATAGGCGGCATACTCCATCGGCCGCCGATAGATGCGCTGCTCGAAAGCGATGCCCTTCAGATCGCTATAGACGCTCTTATGGGGCTTGCCGTTCAGCTCGATGATCCAGAGCTTCTTGCGGGTATCGACAATGAAATCGACGCTGAGCTCGCCGAGCAGGCCCAGCTGCGTTTCGGCTGCCTGCGCGGCGCCGCGGCTTGCGGCTTCCAGTGTCCGCGCGCTCTCCCCGATCTCGCCCGGCTCGAAGATGACGGGCAGGATCTCGGCCGCATCCGCAACGGCTTCGCAGACGGCGGT
It encodes:
- a CDS encoding MFS transporter encodes the protein MAFIDKGSSAYQRALFSMLLGSIVTFAVLYSPQTLLGEFSEQFQVSPSSASMVISFSTISLAFCMMFVSAFSNAWGRKSIMVVSLFATSVLAILSSFSHSFHLLLVLRLLLGISLSGFPAIAMTYLNEEIAPASIGKVMGVYVGGTAIGGFVGRVIVSLLTDLFDWHIGLLILGLFSFVCSMLFWLYLPRSRNFKPAGISLRIWLDGLKGGLSNKKLLPLYAAGFLLLGGYVTLFNYIGYLLAKPPYGLSQTVIGMLFVFQLVGSWSSFLFGKLADRHSRAGLIALGVILSLLGAAFTLAGSLVWTIIGIVLFACGFFAGHTVASGWVGKMAPQPFKAYASSLYLLFYYLGSSLLGTTGGAFLSAYDWPGVIGLICGLLVMVMILAATLAGRLGLRRVREQH
- the pyrH gene encoding UMP kinase yields the protein MARYRRVLIKLSGGAVAGGSEFGFASERLEHIASEIMSVLDLGVEVAIVIGGGNIFRGNMAETWGIERAEADNIGTLATVINSLMLRGVLKARTGKEIRVMTSIPATSVAEPYIRLRAMHHLEKGYIVIFAGGNGQPFVTTDYPSVQRAIEVNCEALLVAKQGVDGVFDADPKRDSQARKFKSLHYDDVLQRNLTVMDQSAFILARDYKLPMHVFNFDRPGSMRAICEGGDIGTVISGDAGLELE
- a CDS encoding EAL domain-containing protein, whose translation is MDPRKIPFPQKILTPAELGTLREEYEEILSVVSFFGDKVLQLLQGTPLLLSVCDDRGFVLHMMGDETIKKTIYDLGISPGVQFTEASMGTNVVNMSLKYNQSPIELIGDDHYHEYLHGSACYAVAFHYTDVNDLLGTLTIMTAKEFQNPMMITMLATTVDSIERELLLRKQNQKLNILNQIIMDNTRNGIVLTSREGEIITFNQYAELFTGRTKEEMLGTEVRFLPSMGEYIYEVIQNGTTFEDIQMSFEHNETEDRLVCLFDAFPLYDEKKKLLGAFGQFRSITDRVKAEERYNYLANHDDLTKLPNRRFFKEKVTSLIHQMQECNRQVAVVCLDLDRFKIINDTLGHSSGDTLLVMVASRLQEILAPDELIARMGGDEFMFAFSQANCEEAAVKRVKDILNVFSEPLNLNGYDFHLTASAGISIYPKDGHNLEELMITADTAMYSAKSRGLNTYALYSPDMNITTRERIVLESSLRKAIENNEFRLHYQPQVDISTGELKGVEALVRWMHPIKGLIPPNDFIPIAEETGLIHQIDTWVLRTACRQNKQWQDEGLPPFRVSVNLSSMEFLDEGLVDVVKSALDESGLDPKYLDLEITETMTMNVEHAIPMLRNLHSLGIQISIDDFGTGYSSLSYLKNFSINRLKIDQSFVRDISKEENGTSIVSVIIAMAHSMNLEVVAEGVEEKEQLRFLQVQKCDEVQGYYFSRPIPAEEFGQSFPELVVKMKKLY
- a CDS encoding thiamine pyrophosphate-binding protein; its protein translation is MPTVSNVLVKHLSQWGVTHAFGIPGKPITPLILEMDHAGITFVLSKHEEGAGLEAAGYSLVREGLGVAVGTAGPGGINMLTAAGQALFTNLPVLFITGSPPIGEIGKVLGQDSTMFGTDLVKMFEPVTKFSARVDRGDLLRVYLEHAMDRAFTGVRGPVHLCIPHDVLSEQIADFDLPLPDAYPSTIASNLDMAASLLADAKRPLLFLGGALHAQHAYREVEAFAKKWSLPVATTPGGKGVFRTDHPLHLGPYGLGGNARTEAYLNKGVDLMIVVGSQLSDLEIPGLSPSMYPKHVIHFDHDSRFIGRALPVPTTPVLGNIRANLQAMLKFADIHVPPRELPAAEEADYEQEPGPYLRGKQVMEVLREQLPADTLVYGDAGSHSFYAIKHFDIQVPGTFYFEEVYATMGRAIGYAVGAKFGAPERTVACLTGDGCMFMNGTEVSTAANYDAPVLFLVANNSSIDMVDKGMARHLGKAVGTTYKVPLDAAKFGEALGAKGYRCETTDELRSALADALQSNRTCVIDIIMDPQEIPPTMKRG
- a CDS encoding carboxymuconolactone decarboxylase family protein, translated to MEPNQTNQERYEAGIKTLQTMVGDHGVQMIQQIGEFFPDFGHTLISFGFGDLYSRDTLTLKEREIITITSLITQGAMEQLPFHVHAALNVGMQPQEVLEIVLHCGGYAGFPKACGALDVVRKVFQERGILQAV